In Brevibacillus marinus, the genomic window GGATCCGCGACCTCGAGCAGCAGCTAGCCGACGTGGTCCGGACGCGGCAGCTGCATCGGGAACGGCGCAAAAAGAACAGCGCCTTCCAGATTGCCCTGGTCGGCTATACGAACGCCGGTAAGTCGACGCTGCTCAATCGCCTCACCGCCGCCGGAATCCTCGCGGAAGACAAGCTGTTTGCCACGCTCGACCCGACGACCCGGCAGCTGACGCTGCCGGGCGGCACGCAAGTCCTTTTGACCGATACGGTCGGTTTCATTCAGGATCTGCCGACCACGCTGGTGGCCGCCTTTCGCTCGACGCTGGAAGGGGTGCGCGAGGCCGATCTGCTCCTGCACGTGGTGGACAGCCATCATCCCGATTGCGAAGTCCATATGGAAGTGGTGGAAAACGTGCTGCACGAGCTGGAGGCGGACGCGATTCCCCGCCTCGTCGTCTACAACAAAGCGGACCTCCTCCCCGAGGGAACGTACCTGCCGCCGGCGGCGCACGCCATCTTGATTTCTGCTTTTCGCGACGATGATCTGCGCCGTTTGCTGGCTGCCATCGAAGAGCTGGTTTGCCGCTCGTACGGGGAACTGACCCTGCGCATCCCGGCCGACCGCGGCGACCTGCTGTCGCTTGTCTACCGGGAAGGAACCGATCTCCGGCAGGAGTTTGACGAAGCGGCTGGCGTGTTCCAGGTACAGGTGCGCCTGAATCAGCAAAGTCCCGCTTTCGCGCGGCTGTTTCCGTACGTGGTGAACAATCCGCAGCAGCCGGTGCTGTAGGAGTAAAGCTTGGCTCCGTTCTGCCCCCCGTCAGGGAAGGAACGGCGCAAGGTCTGGCGGCCGGCCGCCCCGTCAAAATCGCGCAGGGCGGGGGCCAGCCGCGCGCAGCAGACGTGGCTATGGATGAAGAAAGGTGAGAGCAAAACATGTTTGAGTTGTTCACATATGGACAGCAATTGGCTCCATTGGTCAAAGAAGTGGAAGAACAAATCGCCGGCCGCCACCGGGAGATTGAGGCAGTCGTCGACTACAATCAGTTGAAAGTGCTGCGTTCCTTTCAGAAACACGAAGTGAACGAGTTTCACTTCGCGCCGTCCACCGGTTACGGCTATGATGACGTGGGGCGGGCGACCCTGGAAGCGATCTACGCCGATGTGTTTGGCGGCGAGGCGGCGCTGGTGCGGCCGCAGATCGTCTCCGGCACGCACGCGATCGCGATCTGCCTGTTTGGCATCCTGCGGCCGGGGGATGAACTTTTGTACATCACCGGCAAACCGTATGACACGCTGGAAGAAGTGATCGGCGTGCGCGGCGAGGGGCAGGGCTCGCTGAAAGATTTCGGCATCACCTATCGCGCGGTGCCGCTGACCGCGGACGGGGAAGTGGATCTGCCGGCCGTGGCCCGCGCGATCACGCCGGCCACGAAGATGATCGGCATCCAGCGCTCCCGCGGCTATGCCGATCGGCCGTCGTTTTCGATCGCCAAGCTGGCCGAGATGATCCGCTTCGTCAAGGAGATCAACCGTGAGCTGATCGTGTTTGTCGACAACTGTTACGGCGAGTTTACCGAGCAAAAAGAACCGCTGCAGGTGGGGGCGGACATCATGGCCGGCTCGCTGATCAAGAACCCGGGCGGCGGAATTGTCAAAACAGGCGGCTACGTCGTGGGACGCGCCGATCTGGTTCGCTTGGCGGCGTACCGGATGGCCGCGCCCGGGATCGGTGCCGAGGGAGGCGCCTCGCTTTACTCCCTGCATGAAATGTACCAGGGATTTTTCCTCGCGCCGCACGTGGTGGGGGAAGCGTTAAAAGGCGCCGTCTTTTCCGCGGCGCTCCTGGAACGGCTGGGTTTTCGCACCAACCCGCTTTGGCACGAACCGCGTACCGATTTGATCCAGTCGGTGGAATTTGGTTCGGCGGAACGGCTGATCGCCTTCTGCCAGGGGATTCAGAAAGCCTCGCCGGTCGATGCCCACGTCACCCCGTACCCCAGTGAAATGCCGGGCTATGCCGACCCCGTGATCATGGCGGCCGGTACGTTTATTCAGGGGTCGAGTATTGAGCTGTCCGCGGACGGGCCCCTGCGTCCGCCGTATCTCGGATTTGTCCAGGGCGGGCTCACTTACTCCCATGTGAAAGTGGGCATTCTCACCGCATTGGACGAGTTGTTGCGGAAGAATCTGCTCAGTTTGGATCACAGCCGGCAAATGGCAAAACGTGACGGGAAGGAGCAATGAAGATGAAACAATACCTCGAGCTTTGCCGCCGCATCCTCGCGGAAGGGGTGCAAAAAGCGGACCGGACGGGCACGGGCACGATCAGCATCTTCGGCCACCAGATGCGCTTCGATCTGAGTGCAGGGTTTCCGCTGCTGACGACCAAAAAACTGCACACCAAGTCCATCGTCCATGAACTGCTTTGGTTTCTCAAAGGAAGTACCAACATCCGCTATCTGCAGGAGCACAATGTGCGCATCTGGAACGAGTGGGCGGACGAAAACGGCGAGCTGGGTCCCATCTACGGCAAGCAGTGGCGTTCGTTCAGCGGTCCCGACGGCAAGACGGTTGACCAGATCCAGTGGGTGATTGAGGAAATCAAGCGAAACCCCGATTCGCGCCGCCTGGTGGTCAGCGCCTGGAACCCGGCGGAGCTGGATCAGATGGCGCTTCCCCCTTGCCACGTCCTCTTTCAGTTTTACGTGGCCAACGGCCGGCTGTCGTGCCAGCTGTATCAGCGGAGCGGGGACACCTTTTTGGGGGTTCCCTTCAACATCGCCAGCTATGCCCTCTTGACCTGCATGATCGCCCATGTGACCGGACTCAAACCGGGCGAGTTCATCCACACGCTGGGCGATGCCCATCTTTACCTCAACCATCTGGAACAGGTAAAAGAACAGCTGACCCGGGAACCGCTGCCCCTGCCGACGTTGAAGCTGAATCCGGCTGTCCGCTCGATCGACGATTTTACCTATGAGGACATCGAGTTTGTCAACTACCAGGCCCATCCGCACATCAAAGGAGAAGTCTCCGTATGATCAGCATCATAGTCGCGTATGCCAGGGGACGGGTGATCGGCAAAGACGGGCGGATGCCCTGGCACCTGCCGGCCGATCTGCAGCACGTCAAGCAACTGACGACCGGCCAGACGATTGTCATGGGGCGCAAGACATTTGCCTCGATTGGCCGCCCGCTGCCCAATCGGCGCAACGTCGTGCTGACTCGCAGCCGCGACTTCGCCGCGCCGGGAGTGGAGGTTGTGCACAGCAAAGATGAGGTGCTGGCGCTGGGCGATGTTTTTATCTTCGGCGGCGCCGAGCTTTATGCGCAGTTTCTCGATGTTGCGGACAGGCTGTACATTACCGAGATTGACCTGGAGGTTGCCGGGGACACCTTCTTTCCCGAGTGGGACCGCAGTCAATACCGCCTCGTCTGGCAGCGGGAAGGGAAGGTCGATGAAAAAAACCGCTACCCGCACACGTTCTACCTCTATGAACGGAACCGCTGAACAGGGGGAGAGGGCAGCGTCAGGAGCAGATTTTTTATTTTTTGTATGTTAGTTTTTATTACGTGTATTGACAGCTTTTCTTCCTAAGATTATAATGAAAGCAAGTTTCCAGCAAGCTTGCCGTAAAAGGAGGGAGGTTAAGAAGATGAGCGATGACATTCGCCGCAATATGGCCCTCTTTCCCATGGGCATTGTGATGAAACTGACCGATTTGACAGCGCGACAGATCCGCTATTACGAGCAGCATGGATTGATCCATCCCGCCCGCACAGAAGGAAACCAACGCCTGTTTTCGTTTAACGATGTGGATCGGTTGCTGGAGATCAAGGCACTCATTGAGCAAGGGTTAAACATAGCGGGAATTAAACAAGTGATCAGCATGAAGGGTGAACCGGCAGAACGGACGGAGATCACCAGCCAGTCGGAGCAGGCCAGAAAAGAACTGTCCGACAAAGAGCTGCATCAACTGCTGAAGCAGCAGCTGCTGCACTCCGGGCGCATGGTTGACTCGTCGCTGATTCGCGGAGAATTGTCCCGCTTTTTTCACTAATACATCTGCAAACGGTAGGAGGAGAAAACGATGAGCAAGTACACCAAAGAAGACATCATGCGAATCGCCAAGGAGGAAAACGTCAAGTACATCCGCTTGCAATTTACCGATCTGCTGGGCGTGATCAAGAACGTGGAGATTCCGCTGGCCCAGCTTCCGAAAGCATTGGACAACAAGATCATGTTTGACGGTTCCTCCATCGAGGGGTTCGTGCGGATTGAGGAATCGGATATGTACCTGTACCCCGATCTGGATACGTGGGTGATCTTCCCGTGGGGAACGGAAGAAGGAAAAGTGGCCCGCCTGATCTGCGACATCTACATGCCGGACGGAACGCCGTTTGCAGGGGACCCGCGCTACATCCTGAAGCGCGCCTTGAAAGAAGCAGAAGAGTTGGGCTTCACCGCCTTCAACGTGGGACCGGAACCGGAGTTCTTCCTGTTTAAACTGGACGAGAAAGGGGAACCGACCCTTACGCTGAACGACCAAGGCGGCTACTTCGACTTTGCGCCGCTTGATCTCGGGGAAAACTGCCGCCGCGATATCGTGCTCACCCTGGAAAAAATGGGCTTTGAAGTGGAGGCTTCGCACCATGAAGTGGCGCCCGGCCAGCACGAAATCGACTTTAAATACGCCAATGCCGTACAATCCGCTGACGAGATCGTGACCTTCAAACTGGTGGTCAAAACGATCGCCCGCAAGCACGGACTGCACGCCACCTTTATGCCGAAGCCGCTGTTCGGAGTCAACGGCTCGGGCATGCACTGCCATCAATCGCTGTTCCGCGGCAACGAAAATGCCTTCTACGATGAGTCCGATCCGCTCGGCCTGAGCGAGACGGCCAAATACTACCTGGCCGGGATTCTCGCCCACGCGCGCGGATATGCAGCCATCACCAATCCGCTGGTTAACTCCTACAAACGCCTGGTGCCCGGTTATGAAGCGCCGTGCTACGTGGCCTGGTCGGCGAAAAACAGGTCGCCGCTGGTACGGATTCCCGCCTCCCGCGGCCTGAGCACGCGGATTGAAGTGCGCAACCCCGACCCGGCTGCCAATCCGTATCTGGCCCTGGCGGTGATGCTGAAAGCAGGACTGGACGGGATCAAGAAAAAACTGCCGCTGCCTGCCGCCGTTGACCGCAACATCTACGTGATGACCGAGGAGGAACGGGAAGCGAACGGGATCGACAGTCTGCCCGCCACGCTGAAAGAGGCGATTGAATGCCTGAAGGCGGACCCGGTCATCTGCGAAGCGCTTGGCGAACATGCGCTGATGCATTTCGTGGAAGCAAAAGAAATCGAATGGGATATGTTCCGGACCCGTGTCCACGACTGGGAGCGCGAACAATACATGGCCACCTATTAATATAATAAATGCGACTGCCCCCGACGCCGCTCGGCGCGGGGGCGTTGCTATTTGCCGTTCAACGACCGTGCGATTTGAACACCTCTTTCTCCTGCCGCTGGTTGCCTCCTTTTCGCTGCGGCATGCCGCTGGAAAATCCCCCCTTCATCCGCAGACGGCTGCAGTGCCGCACAGCGCGGCTGATCGCGCTGTGCAGGGGCCAATCCGTTTCCCTACATCATCTTTTTGCCGGTTTGCCGCCCGCATGACAGCGCGTTCCCCGCGATGACAGACCGCTTATCCAGCAGCGCACGCGCTTTTCTTGCTGCCAACCATCCAACTGTCGCCTGCGGCGGGGATTGACATCTCCATCCGCTTCTCGTATTGTTGCAGGTATGAATCGGCAAACCATAGGGCGGGAGGGTGACGGGTCAACGGGATGCGGGCCCGGACGAAACTTCTCTCCCCGGTTTGCGTAGTATGTAGCGGGTGCCGCCGCTCCGGTCAGGCCCAGTAGGTTATCCCAGGGAGGAAGACAGATGGAGATTTTGTTGTGGGTGTTGATTGTCGCTTGCTTCGTCCTGAGCATCGCCGGGGTATTTTTGCCTGTATTGCCCGACACGATCTTTTTGTGGGCCGGCTTTTTGCTGTATCATTTTTTCCTCGCAGACCCAGGCAGCGGACTGCCGGCGTCCTTTTGGTGGGGGATGGTCGTGCTGAGCGCGATGTTGTTTGGCGCGGACTTTTTCTCCAACCTGTATTTTGTCAGGAGGTACGGCGGTTCGAAGTGGTCCGCAGTGGCCGTCGTCGTCGGCCTCGTGCTCGGTCTCTTTGTTTTTCCGCCCCTCGGGATGCTGTTCCTGCCGTTTTTGCTGGTGCTTGCGGTCGAGCTCTTCCTCGAGAACAAGCAGTTTGACCGGGCGTTGAAGGTGGCGCTGGGGACACTGGTCGCGTTTCTCGGCAGCACGGTCGTGAAGATTGTGATCCAGCTGGTGATGATTGTCTGGTTCTTTCTGGCGCTCTAGCGGCAAGTGGGACGGCACGGCGGGCAGAGCAGGCGGCGAGAAGCGGCGTCCCCTGCACGTTCCGGTATGATTCGATCATCGCGAGAAGGAAGGACGTAGGTTTTGAAGATAGGATACAGAACGATCAAGACAGCGGTCGGAACGGCATTGTCCATTTATCTTGCCGAGCAGTTGGGATTGATGTTTTACGCCTCAGCGGGAATCATTACGATTTTATGCATCCAGGTCACGCGAAAAAAGTCGCTGGTTACGGCGATGAACCGGCTGTTTTCCTGTTTGCTGGGACTTTGCGCAGGCGCTCTCTGCTTTGCGGTGTTGGGCTACCACCCGCTGGCGGTTGCGCTTTTGCTGCTGCTCTTCATCCCGCTGACGGTTCGCTTGAAAGTGAACGAAGGATTTGTGACCAGCGCGGTCATTCTGATGCATATCTATACGCTGGAGCGAATTGATCTGGAGATCCTCGTCAATGAGCTGGCGCTCTTGACGATCGGGATCGGCGTAGCGCTGCTGATGAACCTGCACATGCCCAGTGTGGAAAAGGAGCTGCAGCGGCTGCAGCAGCAGGTAGAACAAAACTTCGCCGCGATCCTGCAGGAGTTTTGCTACTACCTGCGCAACGGGCAAAGCGAATGGGACGGCCGGGAAATGCTGGAGACGGAGCGGCTGCTGGAACAGGCGATTCGCCTGTCCGTGCAGGACGTGGAAAACCGCCTGCTGAAACAGGAGGATCGCTACTATCCGTATTTTTTAATGCGGGAAAAGCAGTTTGAACTGTTAAAGAACATGCTGCCGATCGTCTCCTCGCTCTATCAGCAAGTGCCGCAGGGGCGGCAGATTGCCGATTTTCTCGACGAACTGCGCAGCTCGATTCACCCGGGGAACACCGCCCATCTCTTTTTGGACAAGCTGCATGAGATGCGCCGGGACATGCAGCAGGACCCGCTCCCGCAAACGAGGGAAGAGTTTGAAATTCGCGCATCGCTGTTTTACCTGCTGCGGCTCATTGAGCAGTACCTGTACATCAAGCACGAGTTCCGCCGGGGAAGCGCGCCGGGGGAAGCGCCTGCTGCGAGCGCAAAAGCGCGCAAAAAAACAAGCTGACGGCTGCAAGAATAGGCCGTTCAGCTTGTTTTTTTGCATGGTGCGGTGCGGGTGTGACGACGGCTCGCGCTCCCGCTGGGCGCTTTCGCCGGCGGGCAGCTCGTCCACCCGGTTGCATCGCTAGTGAATCAGCCG contains:
- the hflX gene encoding GTPase HflX, which gives rise to MKQAMEDRQERALLVSCLRAGRDEQRMRLSLEELAELARTAGVAVEGVFTQRRESVDAAWYLGRGKIAEIAQAAAEQAVDLVIFNDELSPTQKRNLESLIACKVIDRTQLILDIFASRAHSREGKLQVELAQYRYLLPRLGGQGSQLSRLGGGIGTRGPGETKLETDRRHIRRRIRDLEQQLADVVRTRQLHRERRKKNSAFQIALVGYTNAGKSTLLNRLTAAGILAEDKLFATLDPTTRQLTLPGGTQVLLTDTVGFIQDLPTTLVAAFRSTLEGVREADLLLHVVDSHHPDCEVHMEVVENVLHELEADAIPRLVVYNKADLLPEGTYLPPAAHAILISAFRDDDLRRLLAAIEELVCRSYGELTLRIPADRGDLLSLVYREGTDLRQEFDEAAGVFQVQVRLNQQSPAFARLFPYVVNNPQQPVL
- a CDS encoding aminotransferase class I/II-fold pyridoxal phosphate-dependent enzyme is translated as MFELFTYGQQLAPLVKEVEEQIAGRHREIEAVVDYNQLKVLRSFQKHEVNEFHFAPSTGYGYDDVGRATLEAIYADVFGGEAALVRPQIVSGTHAIAICLFGILRPGDELLYITGKPYDTLEEVIGVRGEGQGSLKDFGITYRAVPLTADGEVDLPAVARAITPATKMIGIQRSRGYADRPSFSIAKLAEMIRFVKEINRELIVFVDNCYGEFTEQKEPLQVGADIMAGSLIKNPGGGIVKTGGYVVGRADLVRLAAYRMAAPGIGAEGGASLYSLHEMYQGFFLAPHVVGEALKGAVFSAALLERLGFRTNPLWHEPRTDLIQSVEFGSAERLIAFCQGIQKASPVDAHVTPYPSEMPGYADPVIMAAGTFIQGSSIELSADGPLRPPYLGFVQGGLTYSHVKVGILTALDELLRKNLLSLDHSRQMAKRDGKEQ
- a CDS encoding thymidylate synthase produces the protein MKQYLELCRRILAEGVQKADRTGTGTISIFGHQMRFDLSAGFPLLTTKKLHTKSIVHELLWFLKGSTNIRYLQEHNVRIWNEWADENGELGPIYGKQWRSFSGPDGKTVDQIQWVIEEIKRNPDSRRLVVSAWNPAELDQMALPPCHVLFQFYVANGRLSCQLYQRSGDTFLGVPFNIASYALLTCMIAHVTGLKPGEFIHTLGDAHLYLNHLEQVKEQLTREPLPLPTLKLNPAVRSIDDFTYEDIEFVNYQAHPHIKGEVSV
- a CDS encoding dihydrofolate reductase encodes the protein MISIIVAYARGRVIGKDGRMPWHLPADLQHVKQLTTGQTIVMGRKTFASIGRPLPNRRNVVLTRSRDFAAPGVEVVHSKDEVLALGDVFIFGGAELYAQFLDVADRLYITEIDLEVAGDTFFPEWDRSQYRLVWQREGKVDEKNRYPHTFYLYERNR
- a CDS encoding MerR family transcriptional regulator produces the protein MSDDIRRNMALFPMGIVMKLTDLTARQIRYYEQHGLIHPARTEGNQRLFSFNDVDRLLEIKALIEQGLNIAGIKQVISMKGEPAERTEITSQSEQARKELSDKELHQLLKQQLLHSGRMVDSSLIRGELSRFFH
- the glnA gene encoding type I glutamate--ammonia ligase yields the protein MSKYTKEDIMRIAKEENVKYIRLQFTDLLGVIKNVEIPLAQLPKALDNKIMFDGSSIEGFVRIEESDMYLYPDLDTWVIFPWGTEEGKVARLICDIYMPDGTPFAGDPRYILKRALKEAEELGFTAFNVGPEPEFFLFKLDEKGEPTLTLNDQGGYFDFAPLDLGENCRRDIVLTLEKMGFEVEASHHEVAPGQHEIDFKYANAVQSADEIVTFKLVVKTIARKHGLHATFMPKPLFGVNGSGMHCHQSLFRGNENAFYDESDPLGLSETAKYYLAGILAHARGYAAITNPLVNSYKRLVPGYEAPCYVAWSAKNRSPLVRIPASRGLSTRIEVRNPDPAANPYLALAVMLKAGLDGIKKKLPLPAAVDRNIYVMTEEEREANGIDSLPATLKEAIECLKADPVICEALGEHALMHFVEAKEIEWDMFRTRVHDWEREQYMATY
- a CDS encoding DUF456 domain-containing protein, encoding MEILLWVLIVACFVLSIAGVFLPVLPDTIFLWAGFLLYHFFLADPGSGLPASFWWGMVVLSAMLFGADFFSNLYFVRRYGGSKWSAVAVVVGLVLGLFVFPPLGMLFLPFLLVLAVELFLENKQFDRALKVALGTLVAFLGSTVVKIVIQLVMIVWFFLAL
- a CDS encoding aromatic acid exporter family protein; this translates as MKIGYRTIKTAVGTALSIYLAEQLGLMFYASAGIITILCIQVTRKKSLVTAMNRLFSCLLGLCAGALCFAVLGYHPLAVALLLLLFIPLTVRLKVNEGFVTSAVILMHIYTLERIDLEILVNELALLTIGIGVALLMNLHMPSVEKELQRLQQQVEQNFAAILQEFCYYLRNGQSEWDGREMLETERLLEQAIRLSVQDVENRLLKQEDRYYPYFLMREKQFELLKNMLPIVSSLYQQVPQGRQIADFLDELRSSIHPGNTAHLFLDKLHEMRRDMQQDPLPQTREEFEIRASLFYLLRLIEQYLYIKHEFRRGSAPGEAPAASAKARKKTS